Genomic window (Phragmites australis chromosome 5, lpPhrAust1.1, whole genome shotgun sequence):
aaagagtttttcaatgaaagatttagaagaggcagcatacatattgggcataaagatctatagagataggtcgagaaggctaatcggattaagccagagcacgtacattgacaaggtattgaatcggttcaatatgcaggattctaagaaaggtttcttgccaatgtcacatggcatcactctcagcaagaatcaatgtcctttgacatctgatgagctcgagaggatgagtgcgatcccgtatgcttctgctatcgggtccatcatgtatgctatgttttgtacacgcccagatatCTCCTATgttctaagtgttacgagcagatatcaatcgaacccaggtgaatgtcactgggctatagtaaagagtatcctcaagtacatgagaagaactaaggatatgttcctagtctatggaggtgaggaggagctcgttgtaaatggttacaccgatactagcttccaaaccgacaaggacgactcgagatcgcagtttggttttgtgttttgccttaatggaggtgtattgagttggaagagttccaagcaagaaacggttgctgattccacgacggaggccgagtatatcgtagcttcagaagctgcaaaagaggctgtttggatcagaaaatttatttctgagttgggtgtgatccctagtgcgtccagtccaatggacctctattgtgacaatagtggtgccattgcacaagccaaggagcctaggtcgcaccagaagtccaagcacatacttcggcgctatcacctcattcgatagattattgatagaggtgatgtaaaaatatgcaaggtgcacacggattctaatattgctgatccgttgacgaagcctctctcacagcccaagcatgaggcacacttgagctctatgggtattagatacttgtgggatagactctagtgcatgtgagagaatgtgttctgtctatgctaatgtacttttggataattgttatctggttccatgaataattatcatttacattgatcagcaagtatgtgacttgtttgtgaaactctttgtttttatgatgttattctaaatagtccctaatctcatatcattgtgtgggacaataatgatttatagagtaacacatttgactgaatgatgatcatatttcacagatcatagatatagagatatcaaatcagtaatgtggacacatgttagagaacatgatgttggatagacccaccctgagatactgctgggattgttatttttaatgtgccatcagttgttatctcaaatggtgtacctacagaatcctttgacctgagatcatcattgattccagaatgtgtagtaacacacttaggggcttccaaacgctattccgtaactgggtagttataaaggttgctttcgggtatgttatgaaacatgtcgtgggatgtgagtgatcaagatgaaatttaccCCTTCTAAATAACGGGatagatatctctgggcccctcgaggtagttggattggaaagtgcatggccatgccaatgtgattaaagagttaatcatggtgaatccactacttgatcgagtgaatggtcgagctatcacaagggtggcacgaatcttgccttgagcttgactggtatcgtgtggtaaagggattggtgcatgagtatatcaaggttcagctgatatgatctttgtgtgcattcgggagtcaatatgtcctgctaggtaccgctattgacttgcaattcggaaaagggtttccggatagcggccgtttacgcatgaacctaacaggttacacacttaaggggatggaatataaaacttgtactgactctagtgcaagtgggagattgttggtgatatgccctagaggcgatcgagtttgcggattggatctgctaattggctttaatgttgattaaatgaccattagggtttagagtcataatgggctttaatgttgattaaaggcccattagcgtgctctatataagaatagacAAGGGCCAAGAcgcattgagttttttcagaaaaacagatcttgccaccaaaaaccctggccgcctcctattcccgaactcccttcgaaaccctaaccgggcgcgcggtgctagcacaccggcgcacggcgattccatccttgtacgtgtggataccgtagaggcgctgctactattgcggtgctgatctgctcgggggtactcgggacgtgctcgggagtactcgggacgtgctcgggggtactcgggacatgctcggggtactcgggacgtgctcgggggtgctcaggtcgtgctcgggggtactcgggacgtgcttggaggtactcgggttgtgctcgggagtactcgggatgtACTCGCGaatactcggaaggtgctcgggacgtgctcgggacgaggttgacgatcgactacttgacgtgcacgacgttggattggtctgctccaactcttctttcgctgcactgctcgtcaagtggtaacgattcatgatcccctactcgcatggcttcctggttgaatgcggtagagaaaatttattttgtgctagcgtagcctacccattccccAACACGCAGGTCGCCCCGCACCTCCCGCACCGCCTCCTTGGTGATGATGAGATGGTGGTCCGGCAGGAGGGGCAGCTGGCGTGGGCGCCCAGCCAGGCGTCGATGCAGGCGACGTGGAAGCCGTGGGTGCAGTGCGGCAGCACCCGCAGCTGCTCCCCCTCTGCGAACTCTACCAGGCATATGGTGCACTCCGACTCCGATGGCcttctgcctcctcctccttggtcgCCGAAGGAGACGGTGGGTAGCACCTCGATGGCCTTCTTCCTCAATCCTTTGGGTGCCGTCAGTGAGCTGGAGTTACTATTAGGATTGCTATTGCTCGCGGTAGAGGTGCGGCTGCGGCAGCAGGCGCATCGCGTGATGAGGGCGAGGCCAGCGAGGCAGACAAGGGCGCATAGGAGGGAGGCAAGGATGACCACCATGTAGGAGTTGACGGAGATGGCCTGCTGCTGGTCtcctgcagcagcagcatctgATTGGGATTGGGTATCGTGACCGTGACCATGACCATGATCAGGAGGAGAGAGCAAAGAAgaaggggaggagggggaggcgaGGAGAGCGCGCATGATGGAATGGTTTCTTTGGTCAGGGCccgggggagggggagaggcGTATGATCTATAGACAGACAGAGGCACTACAGGGTCACATGATCACATCACTCAAGTGTCGGCtcgccttcgccttcgcctTGGCTTGCAGCAGCACATCCTTGTGGCCTCGGAGCTTGCATCATCACATGTGATTTTCTGGAAAACTTGGGAGGTTTTCCAAGCCAAACATTTCAATCTctaatattgttgttgtaattCCTCTCTGTAACCATTACCTTGGCACGGTGAAGCGAGAGGAAGCTCGGTCGGAggtttgattttgattttataACTGCGGGAGGGGTGGACGGTTGCGGAGATGAGGGAATCGTGGCGGTGGTTTTCGGTGTGGCTCAGTATCGTGGGCGTGGGGTCGTGGAGGCAGTTGGTGTGGAGAGAACAGGCGTCACACTAATTCAATCCAGATTCCACCCCCGTCAATCACCAGGACTTTAGTTATTTCAGTTTCTAGTTCTACATATCAAAGCAACTGAATTGCTTCTGATTTTGCAAAAATGAAGCTTCCTAGCCTTTTCCAGTCGAGTACAACGAACCAGAATTGATGACCTGAAATCAAACAATACAACTAAGGGCCTAAATGATCACCAGAGAAGTGCCTTTCTCATCACATGTCGAATCTAACATACCATTTTCCGTCCATGTAAGCGTTGAGTGTCCAATTGTTTTCTCTAAGCTGGAAATAAGGCACCTGAAGTGAaatgtttttagaaaaaatcacAATTTAATATAGTTTTTTTTGGCCGAACAGCGAATTGGAAGCTATTAGTTTGCACCAAATGTATCATTAAAATAATGTGGTACCAAGCATGCGAAAAAAAATTGCTCCTCAGAGTATAGAACTTCCAACTAGATCAACAAAATAGATGGCCACTGCTAAAACGGTATGGGCGATGCATCAAAAGACTACGAGGCTGTGAATATCAAACTCCAGCAGGTTTAAAAGGCAACATAAGTTTGAGTTTGTTTGGCTGAGCTTTTTTAAGCAAGTTATTCCTGGCACAGAAATTATTGGAGCCGGAGCCGTGTAAAGATCGGTGGTCTTTATCATAggacattttatttttattttagattgaaaatagatttttaaactattttattttatcctacaaGCTACAAATCCTATATGAATATCGGAGTTAGAGCTCTGCCGAATTTGTAATCAGGTCCATGAATATATGGTAATTGACTGCTGAGAAACAAGTGATCACCATAGTTGTTAAGGCGTCGCTTAGACGTTGAGGCGCTTGGTGGTGTTCATTGTAGCCTCATCTTGCGTAATTCGGCTGTGGCGTCTGCTTTTCCGTGCATAAGATATTATTTGGCACAGTTTATTACTGGTTTCTATTTCTCAAAAGCtataagctgaaataaataggtTGGTTTATTGCTGGTTTATGAAAAGCTGACTTCTgataaaatgaactaaaaactgaTAAGTTGGCTAAGAGTAACGTTTCTGAAAAACTGGTGTGCTGATAACctaaaaattcttataaaagCTAACAGTTTTTGACATAAGTCATAAGTAGCTTTCAGTAAAAACAgcttttttagaattttttttttataagttTTAGCTGTGCCTAACAGAATCTAGGAAGAAGATGGATAATAATCTGATATCAtcttgggctgggctgggctgggctgctGGTTGTGATGTGGTTTTACGGAActggagaggaggcggcggcccaagtgaagttggttggtttggtatCGATGATGACTCAGCCGGAGCCCACCTATCCGTCCCGTTCCGTACTTCCGTTCCGTTGGACGGACGGATGAATGAGTGGCGTTGCTCACAAGCTACTCCAAATTTGCTTCCTCCATGCCTTTGCCGTGTTATATCCTTTTTGCTTTGCATCTTATATCATGCAATATTATTCATTCCATTCTCCGTCTAGTGgatattcttttctttcttcttgttgttgttcctttggTTGAAGATGCAAAGTTGTTACAAAAACAAGCTACTGTAAAATGGGTAGGAAAACAAGCTCAGAGTCACCGCAGCGGTCGAGAAAGACACGACCTGGCTGGAATtcttttgcaaaagaaaaagaccctccactcccctcctcctcctctgtcctctccccccccccccccacctcgcAAAAGCAACTGCAAAAGCAAGTGCTGCTGCTTTCCTCCCATTTAGCCGCTTCTCATCACCACCAGCGGAGGCCAGGGCAGCAGCTGCAGCCCACCCTAGGGCTTCTCTGCTTCACTCCCGCCCGCCGTCTTCCTCCTCCGATCCGATCCGCCtcgatcccctcccctcccctcagGTAAACTAACTCACTCCTCCCTCAATTCATTCCCCTTTGCCCATTTTCCCCTACTCATTTTGTTTTTCATCCAGAAGAAATCGTCTTTCACAAGCCATGGCGTCGTCCTCGGGGGGCCGCAGGATGGCCTCCGGGGGGGACTCCCCCGCGTCCGCCGGCGCCAGGAGGATCCTCCGCACCCAGACCGCCGGCAACCTGGGCGAGGCCATCTTCGACAGTGAGGTTGTCCCCTCCTCGCTCGTCGAGATCGCCCCCATCCTGCGTGTTGCCAACGAGGTGGAGGCCAGCAACCCACGCGTCGCCTACCTCTGTAAGCTAAGCCCTCGCCAatttcttccttccttccttccttcccatCGCATGCATACTCCCTTCACCTgtatttcctcctcctcctcctctcatcATCAGGCCGCTTCTATGCCTTCGAGAAGGCCCATCGCCTCGACCCGACCTCCAGCGGTCGAGGTGTTCGTCAGTTCAAAACCGCGCTCTTGCAGAGGCTCGAGAGGGAAAACGACCCCACGCTCAAGGGAAGGGTCAAACAGAGTGACGCCAGAGAAATGCAGAGTTTCTACCAGCACTACTACAAGAAGTACATCCAGGCACTGCAAAATGTTGCAGATAAAGCGGACCGGTAACTCACCGCCTTCCCTCCTCTGCAAAAATCCTCAGGCCTCCTCCTCCTAACACACCGTTTTTCTTCTGCAATTGCTCAGGGCTCAACTCACTAAAGCGTACCAAACTGCTGCTGTCCTGTTTGAGGTCCTAAAAGCCGTCAATGTCTCGCAGAAAATTGAAGTTGATAAATCGGTAAATGCCCAGCTTCACTGCCGTGTTGCTCACttactcctctctctctctctctctctctctctctctctctctctctatagtTCCTTCCTGTTGTAATTATTTCagttctagcttgcttgttcCATCATCCTTGCTGTTTCCTTTCCTTAATTCCTTGTCACGCTGCAATTGCTACTCTCACCTCCCACTGTAACCAACCCTTGCAGATTCTGGAGACACACAACCAGGTTGAGGAAAAGAAGAAGCTATATCTTCCTTACAATATCCTCCCGCTCGATCCTGATAGCGCTAATCAGGCTATCATGCGATATCCCGAGGTTGCAACCTATCCAAAACTCCATGCCGAATTTCATACGAACCTGCTATCATATTCTCATGAGATGATTACGCTATGGCTCATGTCGGCTTTCGTCATTTTGTATGTAGATTCAAGCTGCTTTCCATGCTCTTCGTAACACCAGAGGTCTGCCATGGCCCAAGGAACACGACAAGAAACCTGATGCAGATCTTCTTGGCTGGCTTCAAGCGATGTTTGGATTCCAGGTTATCACACTGGCGTGACTATTCACCCTCTTCTTTTGGTTTCATATCAGATATTCATGTCCATGATTTGTTTGTGGTTTCTGAATGCACGCCCTCTAACTCCACTGATCACTCTACAGAAAGACAATGTCTCCAACCAAAGGGAGCACCTCATACTCTTGCTTGCCAACGTTCACATAAGACAGATTCCCAAACCTGACCAACAACCAAAGGTGCCCCCTTCAACACCATATAAACGCTTAAGGCGTGTGCCCGTGGATTCTTCTATCATGGTGGTGTCATTTACCCACTTCTTTCTGGCTAATGTTTTCAGTTGGATGACCGAGCGCTGGATGCAGTAATGAAGAAGCTATTTAAGAACTACAAGAGATGGTGCAAGTACCTTGGCCGCAAAAGCAGCTTATGGTATGATGTGCTCGCTCATGATTCCATGAAGAGCTGCAGTTTTATGCTCTCCTCAATATCGCTTGACATATTAGTTGATCATTTACTTTCTAGGTTGCCGACTATCCAACAGGAAGTACAACAGCGCAAGCTCCTCTATATGGGTCTTTATCTGCTCATATGGGGTGAGGCGGCTAACCTGAGATTCATGCCGGAGTGTCTTTGCTACATCTATCATCATGTATGGCCAATTCCTAGTTCCTCAAACTAAGTATATGGTGTTGTATTTACTGAACTAGTGAACTGAATCTTACAAGAGTTAATGCTTCTAATTTAATTGTCTGGTTGCTACAAAATTGATGCAGCAATACTATGATGTTTATCTTATCTGACCTCCACTTGCACAAAGCTGTTGGCATCTTATGAATAATTGCATTCTGTCACGTCCACAGGATGAGAGAATATATGTTGGATGCAATTTTGCTTTGGTACGAGGACAAACATGCAAAAGAGTCAAACAAAGTCAACCATCTATCCCTTAATGTGCATAGTGCCTCAGTACAGCATTAGCAATTTCTCCTTATAGTTATGACAAAATGTCCCGTGGACAACGTGACATTCCCAAAAATGCAACTTTGACAAATAATTTGTATTGCAGCAAagagtacatatatatatagatagacaGCTTAAAAAGTTATACAAATGACTAGTTAGTCAATTTGGCCTAGTCAAAATGACTAGTTAGTTGATTAAGTTGAACAAGAGTGGATCCACGGATCGCTCCATGCCCATCCCTAATTTAACTGCATGATGCATGGCATCAAACTGTGTTGTTTGCACTGTTGTTTATGAAGAGACTGGTGCCTGTCAAGGTGATCTGGTAAACACTAAGGGAGAATGTTATAAAAAGACACTCACATTTTTCTTCGTCATTTTCTTCTGCGGACTTGTGGTTCACTGTATCTAGTGTGCTATGAGTATTTTAGACCATTGTAAATGGGTGAAATGTTGAGATTAATGCGTAATATTTTTGTGCCTGAAAAGT
Coding sequences:
- the LOC133918150 gene encoding probable E3 ubiquitin-protein ligase ATL44 — protein: MVVILASLLCALVCLAGLALITRCACCRSRTSTASNSNPNSNSSSLTAPKGLRKKAIEVLPTVSFGDQGGGGRRPSESECTICLVEFAEGEQLRVLPHCTHGFHVACIDAWLGAHASCPSCRTTISSSPRRRCGRCGATCVLGNG